From the genome of Deltaproteobacteria bacterium:
CGATTGAACCACCATGTCCCGGCCCTGTTTCTCCTCGATCTGTGGGGGCAGGACCCGGACATAGCCGAACCCTATATGACTCCCATAGACGAACTCAGGACAAGGATCGCCGATTTTCCGACCCTTGAGCATGTTTATGAGGGATTGGATGATTTTGAGGGGGATCTTAATAATGAATACCTCAAAAGGCTTTTCGCGGTGGTGGATTGCTGGCGGAACCTTTTCGAAGACGCCTGCAACCGTATCGGTCAAAACAGAAAGTACGGCCTTTCCAATTTGAGACAGGTGCGGCTTCATTATCCTCAAACCCCGGCAGTTTTTTATACCCGAAAATCATTGATCCGTGATGCTGTTGCCATGTTCAGGGCCGGGGCCGACGGCCTGTTTATCAAGCCCACCGGATCGGACGACATGGATACGCGTCGTCTGACCCGTGTCAATGCCCCTTCCCTGTTGAACGATCTGAGAAAGATCATGGGCACGAAATACATGGGGGGTTGAATTTTTCGGGCATAACCGCTACGACCCCACCTTTGGTCTGGACTCCTCTCCATCTCTTTTGATTTTTGGTAACACCTCCGCATTCATCTTGTGTTCACGGACAGGTGAGAGAAAAAGGTCTCTTTCGAGGGCCCATATCGGACGGATTCCTGGAATCAGGGGAACCTGCGGCATAGGGCGAATTTTGTCAAAAAAATGCGGCCTTCAGTGGACTCCCAGAAGTTGCCGGGGCTTACCTTGACAAAGTTTTTCCTGATGCTTAGTATTGTTTTTAGTGCAAAAAAGGCGAGTCTGGTTAACCGAAATGTGATTGCGTTACTGAAATGTTCAGAAGCTTATGCAACCTGGACCAAGAACTCCCTGAAGGCATATCCGGTTTCAAGATGCAACGCAGGATGTGGAAATTCGAATATTACAGGAGTCTGACGTGATCAGTGCGATGAATGATGACAGGGTCAAGGATGAGGCGACGGAAACTTCCGCTGCGGAGGCTGAAGCGCCGCCCGCTGACGCAGCCCGGTCTAAGGATCAGAAAAGAGTAGATATTCCTTTAACCAAGATGACAAAGGATCAACTCATTGAAAAAATCGAAGAGGCAGAAGCGCTTTCACTGAAAAATTATGATCTTTACCTTCGCTCTCAGGCGGAAATAGACAACCTGAAAAAGAGGTATCAAAAAGAACAGCAGGAATTGGCCAAATTTGCCAATGAGTCGCTTTTGAAACAACTGCTTCCAGTGGCGGACAATCTCGAGAAAGCCATCGAACATTCACAAAACGAGACATCTGTGGATGCCCTGAGAAAAGGCGTTGAACTGACCCTGAAGGCGCTCATGGATGTCCTGCAGAAGGCCGGGGTGGAGACCATTGAGGCGGTGGGGGAGCCTTTTGATCCCAATTTTCACGAGGCGGTTTCAGAAGTGGCAGATGACAGCGTTGAAACCGGAACCGTGATCAAAGACCTCCAAAAGGGGTATGTTCTCAATCAAAGACTCATTCGGCCCTCAATGGTGATTGTCAGCAGAAAGACCGGATAACCGGAATCGGGAAATGAAATTTGCGAGTAGCATGCTTTGCATGTCATGTACACAGTCGGTTGTGGAGATATTCAGATATTTAGGAGGCGATTAATATGGGAAAAACAATAGGGATCGATCTCGGGACTACCAACTCGTGTGTTGCTGTTATGGAAGGCGGCGATGCTGTGGTGATTGCCAATGCCGAAGGAAGCCGAACAACGCCCTCTATCGTGGCTTTTACTGAAAGTGGCGACAGGCTGGTTGGGCAGACAGCCAAGCGGCAGGCGGTGACCAATCCGGAAAATACCGTCTTTGCGGTCAAGCGCCTGATCGGGAGAAAGTACGATTCCGCTGAAGTAGGAAGAGATATCAAGGTGCTCCCCTACAAGATCGTCAAGGCAGCCAATGGCGATGCCCACGTGTCTGTCCGGGGGAAAGACTATAGTCCGGCAGAAATATCCGCCATGATCCTAACCAAAATGAAGGAGACTGCAGAGGAGTATCTCGGCGAGAAGGTCACAGATGCTGTGGTGACCGTCCCGGCATACTTTAATGACAGCCAGAGACAGGCCACCAAAGACGCCGGCCGTATTGCCGGCCTTAATGTGGAAAGGATCATTAACGAGCCGACGGCTGCGTCCCTGGCCTTTGGCGTGGACAAGAAGGGTGACAAGAAGATCGCTGTATTCGATTTGGGCGGCGGGACATTTGACATCTCGGTGCTGGAGATCGGCGAGGGCGTCTTCGAGGTCAAGTCGACAAACGGCGATACCCATCTGGGCGGTGAGGATTTCGACCTGAGGATCATCGATTACCTGGCAGATGAATTCAAGAAGGATCAGGGGATCGATCTGCGAAACGATAAGATGGCCCTTCAACGGTTGAAGGAAGGTGCTGAAAAAGCCAAGATCGAATT
Proteins encoded in this window:
- a CDS encoding response regulator, giving the protein MKPIVCFIDDSAFEHDLVRHEIATSGSDLEFVQAYTFDEAVDRLNHHVPALFLLDLWGQDPDIAEPYMTPIDELRTRIADFPTLEHVYEGLDDFEGDLNNEYLKRLFAVVDCWRNLFEDACNRIGQNRKYGLSNLRQVRLHYPQTPAVFYTRKSLIRDAVAMFRAGADGLFIKPTGSDDMDTRRLTRVNAPSLLNDLRKIMGTKYMGG
- the grpE gene encoding nucleotide exchange factor GrpE — protein: MISAMNDDRVKDEATETSAAEAEAPPADAARSKDQKRVDIPLTKMTKDQLIEKIEEAEALSLKNYDLYLRSQAEIDNLKKRYQKEQQELAKFANESLLKQLLPVADNLEKAIEHSQNETSVDALRKGVELTLKALMDVLQKAGVETIEAVGEPFDPNFHEAVSEVADDSVETGTVIKDLQKGYVLNQRLIRPSMVIVSRKTG